In Phacochoerus africanus isolate WHEZ1 chromosome 2, ROS_Pafr_v1, whole genome shotgun sequence, one DNA window encodes the following:
- the DMAC1 gene encoding distal membrane-arm assembly complex protein 1: MGSFLSQPSEPAKVVVPPEAASAKPAPITASREPTSPAQDSPFKSCWSCRVLSGSGLIGAGGYVYWVARKPLKLGYSPSPGTIAQMVFGISIACWGVIILSDPKGKAFRAG; the protein is encoded by the exons ATGGGTTCTTTCCTTTCCCAGCCTTCTGAACCCGCCAAGGTCGTTGTGCCTCCTGAGGCCGCCTCCGCCAAGCCCGCGCCCATCACAGCATCCCGAGAGCCGACCTCTCCAGCGCAAGACTCTCCATTTAAAAGCTGCTGGAGTTGTCGCGTGCTTTCCGGGTCGGGGCTGATAGGGGCGGGCGGGTACGTGTACTGGGTCGCGAGGAAGCCCTTGAAGCTGGGATACTCCCCGAGTCCAGGGACTATTGCGCAGATGGTCTTCGGCATCA gcaTTGCTTGTTGGGGTGTAATCATCCTGTCAGACCCCAAAGGGAAGGCCTTCCGTGCTGGTTGA